A window of Macrotis lagotis isolate mMagLag1 chromosome X, bilby.v1.9.chrom.fasta, whole genome shotgun sequence contains these coding sequences:
- the LOC141499512 gene encoding olfactory receptor 7D4-like — translation MVFKLFFASRKVIPMVSENQTEFTEFVLLRFSEKPNQQDALFGLFLGIYLVAVVGNLLIILAIGIDSHLHTPMYFFLFNLSFVDICAVSTTVPKMLMSIITQNKSIPYADCLIQMYFFMVFVSMDHFLLTAMAYDRFVAICHPLRYTTIMNARLCTQLLMFSWLISFLDSLVHCLMVTRLSFCTDREIQHFFCDLAEVLKLSCSDTLINYVLLYCVAVLLGFIPISGILYSYSKICSSILKIPSAQGKYKAFSTCGSHLSVVSLFYSTGFGVYLSSSTTQSFWKSAIASAMYTVVTPMLNPFIYTLRNKDIKDALRKIIAWESKIPCLLH, via the coding sequence ATggttttcaaacttttctttgcCAGCAGGAAAGTCATTCCCATGGTATCAGAAAACCAAACAGAATTCACTGAATTTGTCCTCTTGCGATTTTCTGAGAAGCCAAATCAACAAGACGCCCTCTTTGGGCTGTTTTTGGGTATCTATTTGGTCGCAGTTGTTGGCAACCTGCTCATAATCTTGGCTATTGGCATTGACTCTCACCTCCATACCCCCATGTACTTCTTTCTTTTCAACTTATCCTTTGTGGATATCTGTGCGGTATCCACTACAGTCCCCAAGATGTTGATGAGCATCATCACACAAAACAAGTCCATCCCCTATGCGGACTGTCTCATTCAGATgtatttttttatggtttttgttaGTATGGACCATTTCCTTCTCACTGCAATGGCTTATGATCGTTTTGTGGCTATCTGTCACCCACTACGCTATACAACCATCATGAATGCTCGACTTTGTACACAGTTGTTGATGTTCTCCTGGTTAATAAGCTTTCTAGATTCCCTTGTTCACTGTTTGATGGTAACACGTCTCTCCTTTTGTACAGACCGTGAAATTCAACACTTCTTTTGTGATCTTGCTGAGGTTCTGAAACTATCTTGTTCTGACACTCTCATCAATTATGTCTTGTTATATTGTGTTGCTGTACTTCTTGGTTTTATCCCCATCTCAGGAATCCTTTACTCATATAGTAAGATCTGTTCTTCCATTTTGAAAATCCCTTCTGCTCAGGGTAAGTATAAAGCCTTTTCAACCTGTGGATCTCACCTCTCTGTTGTTTCTTTATTCTATAGCACAGGTTTTGGAGTTTATTTGAGTTCCTCAACTACCCAGTCTTTCTGGAAGAGTGCAATAGCCTCAGCAATGTATACTGTAGTCACTCCCATGCTGAACCCCTTCATCTATACATTAAGAAATAAGGACATAAAAGATGCCCTCAGAAAGATC